In one window of Macaca thibetana thibetana isolate TM-01 chromosome 5, ASM2454274v1, whole genome shotgun sequence DNA:
- the SLC26A1 gene encoding sulfate anion transporter 1 isoform X2, with product MDESPEPLQQDRGPVLVRRQRPAPQGLCEMLKARLWRSCSCSVLCARALVQDLLPATRWLRQYRPREYLAGDVMSGLVIGIILVPQAIAYSLLAGLQPIYSLYTSFFANLIYFLMGTSRHVSVGIFSLLCLMVGQVVDRELQLAGFDPSQEGLQPGANSSILNSSAAMLDCGRDCYAIRIATALTLMTGLYQTSYGRNSFQQHPWQLTQRSDSQELLEEEERSC from the exons ATGGACGAGTCCCCTGAGCCTCTGCAGCAGGACAGAGGGCCAGTGCTGGTCCGACGGCAGCGCCCAGCACCCCAGGGTCTGTGTGAGATGCTGAAGGCCAGGCTGTGGCGGAGCTGCTCGTGCAGCGTGCTGTGCGCCCGGGCGCTGGTGCAGGACCTGCTCCCCGCCACGCGCTGGCTGCGTCAGTACCGCCCGCGGGAGTACCTGGCAGGTGACGTCATGTCCGGGCTGGTCATCGGCATCATCTTGGTGCCTCAGGCCATCGCCTACTCATTGCTGGCCGGGCTGCAGCCCATCTACAGCCTGTATACGTCCTTCTTCGCCAACCTCATCTACTTCCTCATGGGCACTTCGCGGCACGTCTCCGTGGGCATCTTCAGCCTGCTTTGCCTCATGGTGGGGCAGGTGGTGGACCGGGAGCTCCAGCTGGCCGGCTTCGACCCCTCCCAGGAAGGCCTGCAGCCCGGGGCCAACAGCAGCATCCTCAACAGCTCAGCTGCCATGCTGGACTGCGGGCGTGACTGCTACGCCATCCGCATTGCCACTGCCCTCACGCTGATGACCGGGCTTTACCAG ACGTCCTATGGGAGAAACAGCTTCCAGCAACACCCGTGGCAATTAACACAGAGGAGTGACTCACAGGAACTtctggaagaggaggaaagatcTTGCTGA
- the SLC26A1 gene encoding sulfate anion transporter 1 isoform X1 yields the protein MDESPEPLQQDRGPVLVRRQRPAPQGLCEMLKARLWRSCSCSVLCARALVQDLLPATRWLRQYRPREYLAGDVMSGLVIGIILVPQAIAYSLLAGLQPIYSLYTSFFANLIYFLMGTSRHVSVGIFSLLCLMVGQVVDRELQLAGFDPSQEGLQPGANSSILNSSAAMLDCGRDCYAIRIATALTLMTGLYQVLMGVLRLGFVSAYLSQPLLDGFAMGASVTILTSQLKHLLGVRIPRHQGPGMVVLTWLSLLRSAGQANVCDVVTSTVCLAVLLAAKELSDRYRRRLRVPLPTELLVIVVATLVSHFGQLHRRFGSSVAGDIPTGFMPPQVPEPRLMQRVALDAVALALVGAAFSISLAEMFARNHGYSVRANQELLAVGCCNVLPAFLHCFATSAALAKSLVKTATGCRTQLSSVVSATVVLLVLLALAPLFHDLQRSVLACVIVVSLRGALRKVWDLPRLWRMSPADALVWAGTAATCMLVSTEAGLLAGVILSLLSLAGRTQRPRATLLARIGNSAFYEDATEFEGLVPEPGVRVFRFGGPLYYANKDFFLRSLYSLTGLDAGCVAARRKERGSEWEVGDGGPAQGKDLGAVSSRAALAPAAAGFHTVVIDCAPLLFLDAAGVTTLQDLRRDYGALGISLLLACCSPPVRDALSRGGFLGEGAGDVAEEEQLFLSVHNAVQTARARHRELEATDAHP from the exons ATGGACGAGTCCCCTGAGCCTCTGCAGCAGGACAGAGGGCCAGTGCTGGTCCGACGGCAGCGCCCAGCACCCCAGGGTCTGTGTGAGATGCTGAAGGCCAGGCTGTGGCGGAGCTGCTCGTGCAGCGTGCTGTGCGCCCGGGCGCTGGTGCAGGACCTGCTCCCCGCCACGCGCTGGCTGCGTCAGTACCGCCCGCGGGAGTACCTGGCAGGTGACGTCATGTCCGGGCTGGTCATCGGCATCATCTTGGTGCCTCAGGCCATCGCCTACTCATTGCTGGCCGGGCTGCAGCCCATCTACAGCCTGTATACGTCCTTCTTCGCCAACCTCATCTACTTCCTCATGGGCACTTCGCGGCACGTCTCCGTGGGCATCTTCAGCCTGCTTTGCCTCATGGTGGGGCAGGTGGTGGACCGGGAGCTCCAGCTGGCCGGCTTCGACCCCTCCCAGGAAGGCCTGCAGCCCGGGGCCAACAGCAGCATCCTCAACAGCTCAGCTGCCATGCTGGACTGCGGGCGTGACTGCTACGCCATCCGCATTGCCACTGCCCTCACGCTGATGACCGGGCTTTACCAG GTCCTCATGGGCGTCCTCCGGCTAGGCTTCGTGTCTGCCTACCTCTCACAGCCACTGCTCGACGGCTTTGCTATGGGGGCCTCCGTGACCATCCTGACCTCGCAGCTCAAGCACCTGCTGGGTGTGCGGATCCCGCGGCACCAGGGGCCCGGCATGGTGGTCCTCACATGGCTAAGCCTGCTGCGCAGCGCTGGGCAGGCCAACGTGTGCGACGTGGTCACCAGCACGGTGTGCCTGGCGGTGCTGCTAGCTGCGAAGGAGCTCTCAGACCGCTACCGACGCCGCCTGCGGGTGCCCCTGCCCACGGAGCTGCTGGTCATCGTGGTGGCCACACTCGTGTCCCACTTCGGGCAGCTCCACAGGCGCTTTGGCTCCAGCGTGGCCGGCGACATCCCCACGGGTTTCATGCCTCCTCAGGTCCCGGAGCCCAGGCTGATGCAGCGTGTGGCCCTGGATGCTGTGGCCCTGGCCCTCGTGGGCGCGGCCTTCTCCATCTCGCTGGCGGAGATGTTCGCCCGCAACCATGGCTACTCTGTGCGCGCCAACCAGGAGCTGCTGGCTGTGGGCTGCTGCAACGTGCTACCCGCCTTCCTCCACTGCTTCGCCACCAGCGCCGCCCTGGCCAAGAGCCTGGTGAAGACAGCCACTGGCTGCCGGACACAGCTGTCCAGTGTGGTCAGCGCCACCGTggtgctgctggtgctgctggcGCTGGCACCGCTGTTCCACGACCTCCAGCGAAGCGTGCTGGCCTGCGTCATCGTGGTCAGCCTGCGGGGGGCCCTGCGCAAGGTGTGGGACCTCCCACGGCTGTGGCGGATGAGCCCGGCCGACGCGCTGGTCTGGGCGGGCACCGCGGCCACCTGCATGCTGGTCAGCACAGAGGCCGGGCTGCTGGCCGGCGTCATCCTCTCGCTGCTCAGCCTGGCCGGCCGCACCCAACGCCCACGAGCCACCCTGCTGGCCCGCATCGGGAACTCGGCCTTCTACGAGGATGCCACAGAGTTCGAGGGCCTCGTCCCCGAGCCCGGCGTGCGGGTGTTCCGCTTTGGCGGGCCGCTGTACTATGCCAACAAGGACTTCTTCCTGCGGTCACTCTACAGCCTCACAGGGCTGGACGCGGGGTGCGTGGCTGCCAGGAGGAAGGAGCGGGGCTCAGAGTGGGAGGTCGGCGACGGAGGCCCTGCCCAGGGCAAGGACCTGGGCGCGGTTAGCAGCAGGGCTGCGCTGGCGCCTGCGGCGGCCGGCTTCCACACAGTGGTCATCGACTGCGCCCCGCTGCTGTTCCTGGACGCAGCCGGCGTGACCACGCTGCAGGACCTGCGCCGAGACTATGGGGCCCTGGGCATCAGCCTGCTGCTGGCCTGCTGCAGCCCCCCTGTGAGAGATGCTCTGAGCAGAGGAGGCTTCCTTGGGGAGGGCGCTGGGGACGTGGCTGAGGAGGAGCAGCTGTTTCTCAGTGTGCACAATGCCGTGCAGACAGCACGAGCCCGCCAcagggagctggaggccactgACGCCCACCCGTAG
- the DGKQ gene encoding diacylglycerol kinase theta produces the protein MAAAAEPGARAWLGGGSPRPGSPACSPVLGAGGRARPGPGPGPGPGPGPERAGARAPGSVAGPGHSFRKVTLTKPTFCHLCSDFIWGLAGFLCDVCNFMSHEKCLKLVRIPCTSVAPSLVRVPVAHCFGPRGLHKRKFCAVCRKVLEAPALHCEVCELHLHPDCVPFACSDCRQCHQDGHQDHDTHHHHWREGNLPSGARCEVCRKTCGSSDVLAGVRCEWCGVQAHSVCSAVLAPECGFGRLRSLVLPPACVRLLPGGFSKTQSFRIAEAVEPGEGGDGADGSAAVGPGRETPATPESGKQTLKIFDGDDAVRRSQFRLITVSRLASAEEVLEAALRVHHIPEDPGHLELCPLPPSLKACDTWAGGKAGSAVISEEGRSPGSSEATPEAWVIRALPRAQEVLKIYPGWLKVGVAYVSVRVTPKSTARSVVLEVLPLLGRQAEGPESFQLVEVAMGCRQVQRTALMDEQPLLDRLQDIRQMSVRQVSQTRFYVAESGDVAPHVSLFVGGLPPGLSPEEYSSLLHEAVATKATVVSVSHVYSSQGAVVLDVTCFSEAERLYVLLKDMAVRGRLLTALVLPNLLHAKLPPDSCPLLVFVNPKSGGLKGRDLLCSFRKLLNPHQVFDLTNGGPLPGLHLFSQVPCFRVLVCGGDGTVGWVLGALEETRYRLACPEPSVAILPLGTGNDLGRVLRWGAGYSGEDPLSVLLSVDEADAVLMDRWTILLDAHDTASAENGTADAEPPKIVQMSNYCGIGIDAELSLDFHQAREEEPGKFTSRLHNKGVYVRVGLQKISHSRSLHKQIRLQVERQEVELPSIEGLIFINIPSWGSGADLWGSDSDTRFEKPRMDDGLLEVVGVTGVVHMGQVQGGLRSGIRIAQGSYFRVTLLKATPVQVDGEPWVQAPGHMIISAAGPKVHMLRKAKQKPRRAGTTRDARADAPAPEGDPR, from the exons ATGGCGGCGGCGGCCGAGCCCGGGGCCCGTGCCTGGCTGGGCGGCGGCTCCCCGCGCCCCGGCAGCCCGGCCTGCAGCCCCGTGCTGGGCGCAGGAGGCCGCGCGCGCCCGGGGCCGGGAcccgggccggggccggggccggggccggagCGGGCGGGCGCCAGAGCCCCGGGCTCCGTTGCCGGGCCGGGACACAGCTTCCGGAAGGTGACGCTCACCAAGCCCACCTTCTGCCACCTCTGCTCCGACTTCATCTGGGGGCTGGCCGGCTTCCTGTGCGACG TCTGCAATTTCATGTCCCATGAGAAGTGCCTGAAGCTCGTGAGGATCCCGTGCACGAGTGTGGCGCCCAGCCTGGTCCGG GTTCCCGTGGCCCACTGCTTCGGTCCCCGGGGGCTCCACAAGCGCAAGTTCTGTGCTGTCTGCCGCAAAGTCCTGGAGGCGCCTGCACTCCACTGCGAAG TGTGTGAGCTGCACCTCCACCCAGACTGTGTGCCCTTCGCCTGCAGTGACTGCCGCCAGTGCCACCAGGATGGGCACCAGGATCAT GACACCCATCACCACCACTGGCGGGAGGGGAACCTGCCCTCAGGAGCGCGCTGCGAGGTCTGCAGGAAGACGTGCGGCTCCTCTGACGTGCTGGCCGGAGTGCGCTGCGAGTGGTGCGGGGTCCAG GCGCACTCCGTCTGCTCCGCGGTGCTGGCTCCCGAGTGCGGCTTCGGGCGTCTGCGCTCCCTGGTCCTGCCCCCGGCGTGCGTGCGCCTCCTGCCCGGTGGCTTCAGCAAGACGCAGAGCTTCCGCATCGCGGAGGCGGTGGAGCCGG GCGAGGGAGGCGATGGCGCCGACGGGAGCGCTGCCGTGGGTCCAGGCAGAGAGACACCGGCGACTCCGGAGTCCG GGAAGCAAACGCTGAAAATCTTTGATGGTGACGACGCGGTGAGGAGAAGCCAGTTCCGCCTCATCACGGTGTCCCGCCTGGCCAGTGCCGAGGAGGTGCTG GAGGCCGCGCTTCGGGTCCACCACATCCCCGAGGACCCTGGCCACCTGGAGCTGTGCCCGCTGCCCCCTTCCTTGAAGGCCTGTGACACCTGGGCTGGGGGCAAGGCTGGGAGTGCTGTGATTTCGGAGGAGGGCAGAAGCCCTGGGTCCAGCGAGGCCACACCAGAGGCCTGGGTCATCCGGGCTCTGCCGCGGGCCCAGGAGGTCCTGAAGATCTACCCTGGCTGGCTCAA GGTGGGCGTGGCCTATGTATCCGTGCGAGTGACCCCGAAGAGCACGGCCCGCTCCGTGGTGCTGGAGGTCCTGCCGCTGCTCGGCCGCCAG GCCGAGGGTCCTGAGAGCTTCCAGCTGGTGGAGGTGGCGATGGGCTGCAGGCAGG TCCAGCGGACAGCGCTGATGGACGAACAGCCGTTGCTGGACCGGCTACAGGACATCCGGCAG ATGTCCGTGCGACAGGTGAGCCAGACGCGGTTCTACGTGGCAGAGAGCGGGGATGTAGCCCCGCACGTCTCCCTGTTTGTTGGCGGCCTGCCTCCCGGCCTGTCCCCCGAGGAGTACAGCAGCCTGCTGCATGAGGCCGTGGCTACCAAAG CCACCGTGGTGTCTGTGAGTCACGTCTACTCCTCCCAAG GCGCAGTAGTGCTGGATGTCACCTGCTTTTCGGAGGCCGAGCGGCTGTACGTGCTGCTCAAGGACATGGCTGTGCGGGGCCGGCTGCTCACTGCACTGGTGCTCCCCAACCTGCTG CACGCGAAACTGCCCCCAGACAGCTGTCCCCTCCTTGTGTTCGTGAACCCCAAGAGTGGAGGCCTCAAGGGCCGAGACCTGCTCTGCAGCTTCCGGAAGCTACTGAACCCTCACCAGGTCTTCGACCTGACCAACGGGGGTCCCCTTCCTGG GCTCCACCTGTTCTCCCAGGTGCCCTGCTTCCGGGTGCTGGTGTGCGGTGGCGACGGCACTGTGGGCTGGGTGCTCGGTGCCCTGGAGGAGACACGGTACCGACTGGCCTGCCCGGAGCCTTCTGTGGCCATCCTGCCCCTGGGCACAG GGAATGACCTTGGCCGAGTCCTCCGCTGGGGGGCAGGCTACAGCGGCGAGGACCCGCTCTCCGTGCTGCTGTCCGTGGACGAGGCCGACGCCGTGCTCATGGACCGCTGGACCATCCTGCTGGACGCCCATGATACTGCCAGTGCAGAGAATGGCACTGCAGACGCAGAGCCCCCCAAG ATCGTGCAGATGAGTAACTACTGTGGCATTGGCATCGATGCGGAGCTGAGCCTGGACTTCCACCAGGCGCGGGAAGAGGAGCCTGGCAAGTTCACAAGCAG GCTGCACAACAAGGGTGTGTACGTGCGGGTGGGGCTGCAGAAGATCAGTCACTCTCGGAGCCTGCACAAGCAGATCCGGCTGCAGGTGGAGCGgcaggaggtggagctgcccaGTATCGAAGGCCTGATCTTCATCAACATTCCCAG CTGGGGTTCCGGGGCCGACCTGTGGGGCTCAGACAGCGACACCAGGTTTGAGAAGCCGCGCATGGATGATGGGCTGCTGGAGGTGGTGGGCGTGACGGGCGTCGTGCACATG ggccaggTCCAGGGTGGGCTGCGCTCTGGGATCCGGATTGCCCAGGGTTCCTACTTCCGGGTCACACTCCTCAAGGCCACCCCAGTGCAGGTGGACGGGGAGCCCTGGGTCCAGGCCCCGGGGCACATGATCATCTCAGCTGCTGGCCCTAAG GTCCACATGCTGAGGAAGGCCAAGCAGAAGCCGAGGAGAGCCGGGACCACCAGGGACGCCCGGGCGGACGCGCCTGCCCCTGAGGGCGATCCTAGGTAG